Proteins encoded within one genomic window of Verrucomicrobiales bacterium:
- a CDS encoding sigma-70 family RNA polymerase sigma factor, which translates to MAPSDIDLLHDYVRNSSESSFRVLVERHIHMVHALAWRQTGDAHLADDVTQAVFIVLAEKAATIPPDTLIPGWLFRATRFAVANAQRAKVRREYWETKAAEMAPPHILPPEEERVLPLLNEALEQLPERDRTAILLRFFESKSHQEIGRSLGTSEDGAKMRLSRAVEKLRLIFRKRGVAIPLAALVGLLSAQGAHAAPASFVATAISVAFQKQTTVSTLPIVQETLMFMVQSKTKSLLGAAALFLVAVTASLVIPLFAAKAPAPATSTDGSPPVTLLFRDTPSWNRTPDFEEALEALNIPFHSKTSADMGATDLTRYQTIIIPGAQGRTEFYKNYRLHAAKFDRFVTNGGTLVLELNGAESASLPLPRGVTMVSHGAVENTILLPGHPVVEPLGGRKIRANFASHGYLINVPKEAQILVAETVEEKADAGRPTFAEYTHGAGRVLAACQCFHDRDGSGRGPVMETLLDYAVERQWFAHKAPTK; encoded by the coding sequence ATGGCTCCCAGTGACATTGATCTCCTGCACGATTACGTCCGAAATAGCTCGGAGTCCTCGTTTCGTGTGCTCGTGGAGCGCCACATCCATATGGTGCATGCCTTGGCTTGGCGTCAGACCGGGGATGCGCACTTGGCGGATGATGTGACCCAAGCTGTGTTCATCGTTCTTGCGGAAAAGGCGGCCACTATCCCACCGGACACCTTGATTCCCGGGTGGCTTTTCCGCGCCACGCGGTTTGCAGTGGCCAATGCACAACGGGCGAAGGTCCGTCGGGAGTATTGGGAAACGAAAGCTGCCGAAATGGCCCCCCCGCATATATTACCCCCTGAGGAGGAGCGCGTCTTGCCGCTCTTGAACGAAGCGCTCGAGCAACTGCCGGAGCGAGATCGGACCGCCATTCTGCTTCGCTTCTTCGAGAGCAAGAGCCATCAGGAGATCGGGCGATCTCTAGGCACTAGCGAGGATGGGGCCAAGATGCGGCTCTCGCGTGCCGTTGAAAAACTTCGCCTCATCTTTCGGAAGCGCGGCGTAGCTATCCCCCTGGCCGCTCTCGTCGGTCTGCTTTCGGCACAGGGAGCCCACGCTGCTCCGGCGAGTTTTGTCGCCACAGCCATCTCCGTAGCTTTTCAAAAGCAGACGACCGTTTCGACTCTTCCTATCGTTCAAGAAACCCTCATGTTTATGGTCCAAAGCAAGACTAAATCTCTGCTCGGAGCGGCGGCGCTCTTTCTGGTGGCGGTCACCGCTTCGCTGGTTATCCCCTTGTTTGCCGCCAAGGCTCCCGCGCCTGCAACCAGCACCGACGGCTCCCCACCGGTAACCCTGCTGTTCCGGGATACTCCCTCGTGGAATCGGACCCCCGACTTTGAGGAGGCCTTGGAAGCCCTGAACATTCCGTTTCATTCCAAAACCTCCGCCGACATGGGAGCCACCGATCTGACCCGTTATCAGACGATCATCATCCCAGGGGCGCAGGGGCGGACCGAATTCTATAAGAACTACCGGCTCCACGCCGCGAAGTTCGACCGATTTGTGACCAACGGTGGTACGCTGGTCCTGGAGTTGAACGGGGCGGAATCTGCCTCCCTCCCCCTCCCGAGGGGGGTGACCATGGTTAGCCACGGAGCGGTGGAGAACACGATCCTGCTTCCCGGACATCCGGTCGTAGAGCCCCTAGGAGGCCGGAAGATTCGCGCGAATTTTGCCAGCCACGGGTATCTTATCAATGTTCCGAAGGAGGCGCAGATCTTGGTGGCGGAGACCGTCGAGGAAAAGGCGGATGCCGGCAGGCCTACGTTTGCAGAATATACCCATGGTGCGGGGCGGGTTTTGGCCGCCTGCCAATGCTTTCATGACCGGGACGGGTCTGGACGGGGACCGGTTATGGAAACCCTCCTGGACTATGCGGTGGAACGTCAGTGGTTCGCTCACAAAGCGCCTACGAAATAG
- a CDS encoding efflux RND transporter permease subunit translates to MINRLIEWSLRNRFLVGCFTLVLIGWGVRSVYQTPVDAIPDLSENQVIVFADWPGRSPQEVEDQVTYPLSVNLQGLAGVKTVRANSMFGFTLITVIFEDRVDNYFARSRVLERLNYLGDALPSGVIPKLGPDATGLGWIYQYYLHVDPAKAQGGGYDLGELRALQDWFIRYQLNAVPGVAEVGSIGGFVQQYQIEVSSRRMRAASVSLQQVMAAVEQSNLNVGGKVIEENGMEFVVRGVGLVKSLTDLENIVLLEKDGVPVYLRDVATVERGGDFRRGTLDVGGREVVGGIVVMRTGENAMEVISRVKQKIASIGSSLPPGVTIRSFYDRSELIERTIDTLKHALAEEAILVTLAHILFLFHFRSILIVTFPLPLSILISFILMRQFGMTSNIMSLSGIAIAIGVLVDAAIVMTENVIRHCEEAEKQAALAGDDSKPNYFKLTLEASQQVGRPIFFAMVIIILAFVPVFALTGQEGKLFHPLAFTKTFAMAGSTLLAVTVVPVLCVLLVRGPFHSEDRNWLMRALLAIYDPALDWSLRNRKTVLAGAMFLLVAALVLALGFPASIRTQFQDRGWTRLAAATKGMGTEFMPTLNEGSLLFMPVLFPSTSLTEVKRIMAWQDQVISSFTQEVASVAGKLGRAETATDPAPVEMIETTIMLRPESEWRPGMTREKLIGEMTARLTELPGYIPGFLQPIENRILMISTGIRAQLGIKILGDDLNALQQKAYEVEQIVRQVQGAVGVAPSRVQGKPYLEIEANRIAMARYGLRVQDVLEIVETGLGGRTVSTTLEGRQRFPIQVRLDRQEREDLENLAQILVATPSGKTIPLGQLASLRRVQGPSEIASENGRLRVFVQANVQERDLGGFVQEVQSRLEKEIIPHLPKGMTIEYSGQYEHQLRARQTLTLIVPAVLLIIFVLLFMVYGSAKEAAHVILAVPFALTGGVFLQWWLGYHFSVAVWVGYIALFGTAIQTGVVMVVYLEERLHKKQKERGALFSRADLVDAVKDGARLRLRPKVMTVATIVASLLPIMWSTKTGAEIMKPLATPVIGGMISSLLHILIVTPVIFTWLRERELKKTTK, encoded by the coding sequence ATGATCAACCGACTCATCGAATGGTCGTTGCGGAATCGGTTCTTGGTAGGGTGCTTCACCCTCGTGCTCATTGGATGGGGAGTTCGCAGCGTCTACCAAACTCCCGTCGATGCCATTCCCGATCTCAGCGAGAACCAAGTGATCGTTTTCGCAGACTGGCCGGGACGCAGTCCACAAGAGGTCGAGGACCAGGTCACTTACCCGCTCTCCGTGAACTTGCAAGGGTTGGCGGGCGTCAAAACCGTACGCGCCAACTCGATGTTCGGGTTCACGCTGATCACCGTCATCTTCGAGGATCGAGTGGACAACTATTTCGCGCGCTCTCGCGTGCTCGAGCGACTGAACTATCTCGGCGATGCGCTTCCATCGGGGGTGATTCCCAAACTCGGTCCGGACGCCACGGGCTTGGGTTGGATCTACCAATACTACCTGCATGTGGATCCCGCCAAGGCTCAGGGCGGAGGTTACGATCTCGGCGAGCTTCGCGCGTTGCAGGACTGGTTTATTCGCTACCAGCTCAACGCAGTTCCCGGAGTCGCGGAGGTAGGCAGCATCGGAGGTTTTGTTCAGCAATACCAAATCGAGGTTTCCAGTCGCCGCATGCGCGCCGCTTCCGTGTCGCTCCAGCAGGTCATGGCTGCCGTTGAGCAGAGCAATCTTAACGTGGGTGGGAAAGTGATCGAGGAGAACGGGATGGAGTTTGTTGTCCGCGGGGTCGGGCTGGTGAAATCCTTGACCGACCTGGAAAACATCGTCCTGCTCGAAAAGGACGGAGTCCCTGTGTATCTGAGGGATGTCGCCACCGTCGAGAGAGGCGGCGACTTTCGCCGCGGAACCCTGGATGTCGGGGGACGGGAGGTGGTGGGGGGAATCGTGGTCATGCGCACCGGCGAAAACGCGATGGAGGTCATTAGCCGCGTGAAACAGAAGATTGCCTCCATCGGGTCCAGCTTGCCGCCCGGAGTGACCATCCGTTCATTCTATGACCGCAGCGAGCTGATCGAGCGAACGATCGACACCCTGAAGCATGCTCTCGCCGAAGAAGCGATCCTCGTCACCTTGGCGCACATCCTCTTCCTATTCCATTTTCGCAGCATCCTCATCGTCACCTTTCCCCTGCCCCTGAGCATTCTGATCTCCTTTATCCTGATGAGGCAGTTCGGAATGACCTCGAACATCATGTCACTCTCCGGCATCGCCATCGCGATCGGGGTGCTGGTGGATGCGGCCATTGTCATGACCGAGAATGTCATCCGCCACTGCGAGGAGGCCGAGAAGCAGGCCGCCCTCGCTGGCGACGATTCGAAGCCCAACTATTTCAAGCTCACGCTGGAAGCCAGCCAACAGGTGGGACGGCCCATCTTCTTTGCGATGGTGATCATCATTCTGGCCTTCGTGCCGGTCTTTGCGCTTACCGGCCAGGAGGGAAAGCTGTTTCATCCCCTGGCCTTCACCAAAACCTTCGCCATGGCTGGGTCGACGCTGCTAGCGGTGACGGTTGTCCCCGTGCTGTGCGTGCTGCTAGTTCGTGGGCCATTTCATTCCGAAGACCGGAACTGGCTGATGCGGGCTCTGCTGGCGATCTACGATCCGGCCCTGGACTGGTCGCTGAGAAACCGAAAAACGGTGCTGGCTGGAGCCATGTTTCTTCTGGTCGCTGCCCTGGTTCTGGCTCTGGGATTCCCTGCCTCGATCCGCACGCAATTCCAGGATCGGGGATGGACTCGCCTCGCGGCTGCCACCAAGGGAATGGGAACCGAGTTCATGCCAACGCTGAACGAAGGAAGCCTGCTGTTCATGCCGGTGCTGTTTCCCAGCACGTCGCTCACAGAGGTGAAGAGGATCATGGCCTGGCAGGATCAGGTGATCAGCAGCTTCACCCAGGAAGTGGCCTCGGTCGCAGGAAAACTCGGACGCGCCGAGACAGCCACGGATCCAGCTCCGGTCGAAATGATCGAGACGACCATCATGCTCCGCCCGGAATCCGAATGGCGCCCCGGGATGACGCGCGAGAAGCTCATCGGGGAAATGACGGCCAGGCTGACGGAATTACCAGGCTATATTCCCGGATTCCTCCAGCCGATCGAAAATCGGATTCTCATGATCAGCACAGGTATCAGGGCCCAGCTCGGCATCAAGATTCTGGGTGATGATCTCAACGCGCTTCAGCAGAAAGCCTATGAGGTGGAGCAAATCGTGCGGCAGGTGCAGGGGGCAGTCGGCGTTGCGCCATCGCGAGTCCAGGGCAAACCGTATCTGGAGATCGAGGCCAACCGCATCGCCATGGCTCGGTATGGTCTCCGGGTTCAGGATGTTCTGGAAATTGTGGAAACAGGATTGGGCGGCAGAACTGTCTCCACCACCCTCGAAGGTCGCCAACGCTTCCCCATCCAAGTGCGACTGGACCGTCAGGAGCGGGAGGATCTGGAGAACTTGGCGCAGATTCTGGTGGCAACGCCCTCAGGCAAAACGATCCCACTCGGACAGCTCGCCTCGCTGCGGCGTGTTCAAGGACCCAGTGAGATTGCCAGCGAGAACGGCCGGTTGAGGGTCTTCGTTCAGGCGAACGTGCAGGAGCGAGATCTCGGTGGGTTCGTTCAGGAGGTTCAATCTCGATTGGAAAAGGAGATCATTCCGCACCTTCCCAAAGGCATGACAATTGAGTACAGCGGCCAATACGAACACCAACTTCGGGCGCGTCAAACCCTGACCCTGATCGTGCCGGCCGTTCTGCTCATCATCTTCGTGCTGTTGTTCATGGTTTATGGGAGCGCCAAGGAGGCGGCGCACGTCATCTTGGCGGTGCCATTCGCACTGACCGGCGGGGTCTTCCTCCAATGGTGGCTAGGCTACCACTTCAGCGTCGCGGTATGGGTCGGCTACATTGCGCTCTTCGGAACCGCCATTCAGACCGGAGTGGTAATGGTCGTTTACCTAGAGGAACGACTTCACAAGAAGCAAAAGGAGCGCGGTGCGCTTTTCAGCCGTGCGGACCTGGTGGATGCCGTCAAGGATGGAGCCCGGCTTCGGTTGCGTCCAAAAGTCATGACCGTCGCCACCATCGTCGCCAGCCTGCTCCCGATTATGTGGAGCACCAAGACCGGAGCTGAAATCATGAAGCCCCTGGCTACGCCCGTGATTGGTGGCATGATTAGCAGTCTGCTCCACATCCTGATCGTAACCCCCGTGATCTTCACCTGGCTGCGGGAACGCGAACTCAAAAAAACGACCAAGTGA